CACCTTAATAGCCTGCGCTCTGTTGTTGGCAGATGCCTGCTCGGCCTCCGCATCAATCAGCGTTTGCTTGGCACGGAATTCCGCTGCCTGGCGGCCTGCTTCGGCACTCTTTATCTCTTTCACCAGCGACTCCTCTGCCTCGCGCTCCGCATTCTTAATGGCAACCGCTTTCTGGCGATCAGCCTCGGCAATGGCCTTGGTGTCTTTGATCTTCTCTTCTTCCTCCACCACGGCTTTCTCCACGGTTACACGCTCCCGGATAATGCCCTGGATGTTCTTGCGCTCTTCTTCGATGGCTTTCTCTTTCTCAATTTGGGCGAGTGCCACGATGCGCTCGCGCTCGTTGACCTCCAGCATACGCGCCTGCTCCACACGCTCGGTTTCGATGGCGTCGGTGCGTTGCTTGCTGCGCTCTGCCACCAGGATCTGGCGGTCGCGGTTCTGCTCGGAAATCTGTACTTCCTCATCGGTGGCAATGCGTGCCTTCTCTGACTTCAGGCGCTCTTCGTGGCGCACTTTCTCCATTTCAGAAAACTCCCTCGACTTGATGTTGGCGATCTCGCGCTTCTGCTTCTCCTCGTTTTCAGCCAGCTGCTTCTCGAGCTCAAGTATGGTTTCCTGCGCTTCTACGTTTTGCTTTTTAATTGTCTTCTCCTTCTCGCGCTCAATCAGGTTCGATTGGATTTTCTGTCTTGCCGTCAGGTCGATGATCTTCTTGATGCCTTCCGCATCCAAGATGTTGTTTTCGTTCAGGTTCGAGAGCGGCGTCTGCTCCAGGTAGTCAATGGCACAGTCGTCCAGCACATACCCGTTCAGGTCGGTGCCGATCGTTTGCAGAATCTGGCGCTTGAACTCGTCGCGGGCCTGGTACAGATCTACAAACTCGAAATGCTTGCCGACTGTCTTCAGCGCCTCCGAGAATTTGGCATCAAACAGGCCTTCCAGCGCCGCATGGTCAGAGGCGCGCTTACAGCCAATCGCCTGTGCCACCTGCACCACATCCTCCGGTGTTTTGTTCACGCGCAAAAAGAAGTTCACCTTGATATCGGCGCGCAGGTTGTCTTTGCAGATCAATCCCTCGGAGCCGGTCCGGGCAATCACGATGGTTTTCAGGGTGATGTCCATCACCTCCAGTTTGTGAATTACGGGCACCACGAAAATACCGGAGAAAGATACTTTAGTATCGCCCAGGCCAGTGCGCACCAGGGCTTCGCCCTGAATGGCTTTCTGGTACATTTTGATGACGAGGGCAATCAGGCCGATCACCACTACCGCCAGAATCACGACGATAGTCAAGGATAATTGTGCAATCATGTTAAATGGTTTCGTAAGGTTCTATAAGGTAAAATTTGTTTTCAGCATTGTAGTCGATCACCAGGGCCGTCTGCCCTTTGCTGAGGCGGCTGCCCCGGGTGCTTTTGACGTTGAGTAAGAGCGGAGCGCCGGAAGTAGGAACGCTGGCCTGCCCGAGCTCCGTGGTGGAAGTAGGAAGTATAACCGTGCACACCTGCCCGATAATCGTGACGCTGGATGGGTGCTCCTTCTCGAGCACGGCATACAGGTGCACAAAAGGGGTGGTCAGAATTTTGGAGACAAACAGGCTGAGTATAAACATCGGGAGCAGCAGCAGCCAACCCAGCAGCGCCACATTGCCCAGCAGGTAATAGTTGGCAAGTATGGAAATCACCCAGAAAGGCAGCGCCACAAAGGTCAGGAACAGCATGAGCGGAATCCGGCCCAGGTTAAAGAAAGCAAGGGCATGGTTCAGCCACGACACTGCCGATACGCCGTCGGCATCTACCCCCGAATCCAACGCTAGGTCAGCCTCGATCTCCACGTTGAAGAAGTCCAGGTCCAGCAAACCGAAAATCACCGCCACCCAGTAGAGCAGCACAAACACCAGGAAGGCCGTTGGAATGATGTTGACGGATGAAAAAGCCGCTTGTAAAAGTTCTGTCATAGGTTATCGACAAAGGTTAAAGATAAACCGAGTGGCTACACGCCATGCTTCACCTTTTGGGAGCGGCCAAAAAGCAGGTAAAGAAGAGCGCCCAGCAACGGCACAAAAATGATCGCGACCACCCAAACCAGCTTGTCAGTACCGGATTTAAAATCACTCCGCAGCACATCGATCAATGCCCAAAGCCACAGGGCAAGGGGAATAAGTAAGATTAAGAATTCTACTCCACCTAAGCCTCCTAAAAACAGCAACATGATTCCTCCTTTCGTTTAAATGTATAAAGCGTAGTACACGCTTATTCCTGAGCTGGCGCCTGTGCCTGGGTCAGACCAAGCTTTGCCTTTAGTGCGGCCACATCGTCGGATGCTTTGCGCTGGTCGCTGTTTTGCAGGGCCTTCTCGATTTCCTGGTCGATGGAGCGGCTCTCGTTGGCGATCTCACCGTAAGACTCGGCCAGTGCTTCCTCCACAGCCACCTTCTCCTTCATGCGTTCCAACAGCGTTACTGTGCTCGAAGAATCGATCTGGGCCAGTTGTTTGTTGATGGTTTTGGTTGCGTTGCTCACCGTTACCCTGCTTTTCAACGTCTTCAGCTCATTTTCCCACTTGCTGATGGTGCCGCGCAGGTTCTTCACGTTTCCATCCAGCTGGGTCACTGATTTCTCGAAC
Above is a window of Pontibacter akesuensis DNA encoding:
- a CDS encoding flotillin family protein codes for the protein MIAQLSLTIVVILAVVVIGLIALVIKMYQKAIQGEALVRTGLGDTKVSFSGIFVVPVIHKLEVMDITLKTIVIARTGSEGLICKDNLRADIKVNFFLRVNKTPEDVVQVAQAIGCKRASDHAALEGLFDAKFSEALKTVGKHFEFVDLYQARDEFKRQILQTIGTDLNGYVLDDCAIDYLEQTPLSNLNENNILDAEGIKKIIDLTARQKIQSNLIEREKEKTIKKQNVEAQETILELEKQLAENEEKQKREIANIKSREFSEMEKVRHEERLKSEKARIATDEEVQISEQNRDRQILVAERSKQRTDAIETERVEQARMLEVNERERIVALAQIEKEKAIEEERKNIQGIIRERVTVEKAVVEEEEKIKDTKAIAEADRQKAVAIKNAEREAEESLVKEIKSAEAGRQAAEFRAKQTLIDAEAEQASANNRAQAIKVMAEAEATQAAAIGLSEAQVMEAKAQARQKEGEAEAMVIIAKAKAQAEADEQVGMVAAKIAKEKGLADASVVENLAAAEEKRGLAEARVIGEKFTVDAKGIEAKADAMRKLDGVGKDHEEFKLRLDKEKSIELAQINIQKDIAASQAEVISEALKAAKIDIVGGETMFFDQIIGSISKGKSVDRLVSNSRVLETVKDTFFQPDSNGHVDFKTNLQRFINQFGMTSDDVRNLSVSALLLKMMQNSADDESTLSTLKQLTSAATAMGIADKPYISLN
- a CDS encoding OB-fold-containig protein produces the protein MTELLQAAFSSVNIIPTAFLVFVLLYWVAVIFGLLDLDFFNVEIEADLALDSGVDADGVSAVSWLNHALAFFNLGRIPLMLFLTFVALPFWVISILANYYLLGNVALLGWLLLLPMFILSLFVSKILTTPFVHLYAVLEKEHPSSVTIIGQVCTVILPTSTTELGQASVPTSGAPLLLNVKSTRGSRLSKGQTALVIDYNAENKFYLIEPYETI
- a CDS encoding PLDc N-terminal domain-containing protein; this encodes MLLFLGGLGGVEFLILLIPLALWLWALIDVLRSDFKSGTDKLVWVVAIIFVPLLGALLYLLFGRSQKVKHGV
- a CDS encoding PspA/IM30 family protein; the protein is MNIFKRIFKIGQAEAHAAVDQLENPIRLTEQGIRDMKEDLEKSLRALAEVKAMAIRARNDAEQYQEKSKDYENKAVQLLQRAHKGDLPATEADRLAGEALLKKEENQKLAVQAKDDQEKFEKSVTQLDGNVKNLRGTISKWENELKTLKSRVTVSNATKTINKQLAQIDSSSTVTLLERMKEKVAVEEALAESYGEIANESRSIDQEIEKALQNSDQRKASDDVAALKAKLGLTQAQAPAQE